One region of Pseudomonas sp. ABC1 genomic DNA includes:
- a CDS encoding DUF484 family protein, with amino-acid sequence MSENREAPEHIDAEAVAAYLRAHPEFFVDHDELIPELRIPHQPGSAVSLVERQVKLLRERNIDMRNRLAHLMDVARDNDRLFEKTRRLVLDILGAGSLEELVGVVEDGLRHEFQVPYVSLILFSDTALPVGRSVSSSDAQQAIGGLLDDEKTRCGVLRAHELSFLFSQEDSSSIGSAAMACLGQQLGILAIGSPDPQHYKSSMGTLFLTYIAEVLSRTLPAFASPLRQVR; translated from the coding sequence ATGAGTGAAAACCGGGAAGCCCCCGAGCACATCGACGCCGAAGCTGTCGCAGCCTACCTGCGCGCCCATCCGGAATTCTTCGTCGATCATGACGAGCTGATCCCCGAACTGAGGATTCCCCACCAGCCGGGCAGCGCCGTCTCACTGGTCGAGCGCCAGGTCAAGTTGTTGCGTGAGCGCAATATCGACATGCGCAACCGACTGGCACACCTGATGGATGTCGCCCGCGACAACGACCGTCTGTTCGAGAAAACCCGCCGCCTGGTGCTGGACATCCTCGGTGCCGGCAGCCTGGAAGAGCTGGTCGGCGTCGTCGAGGACGGGCTGCGCCACGAATTCCAGGTGCCCTATGTCAGCCTGATCCTGTTCAGCGACACCGCACTGCCGGTCGGCCGCAGCGTCAGCAGCAGCGATGCGCAACAAGCCATCGGCGGCCTGCTGGACGACGAGAAGACACGCTGCGGCGTGCTACGCGCCCATGAGTTGAGCTTCCTGTTCAGCCAGGAAGACAGTTCGAGCATCGGTTCGGCCGCCATGGCCTGCCTGGGGCAGCAACTGGGCATCCTGGCCATCGGCAGCCCGGACCCGCAGCACTACAAGAGCTCGATGGGCACGCTGTTCCTGACGTATATAGCCGAAGTCCTCAGCCGTACCCTGCCCGCTTTCGCCTCGCCCCTGCGTCAGGTGCGCTGA
- the lysA gene encoding diaminopimelate decarboxylase: MEAFSYRDGQLFAEGVALSAVAQRFGTPTYVYSRAHIEAQYRAYADALAGIPHLVCFAVKANSNLGVLNLLARLGAGFDIVSRGELERVLAAGGAADRIVFSGVGKSREDMRRALEVGVHCFNVESTDELERLQVVAAELGKTASISLRVNPDVDAGTHPYISTGLKENKFGIAIADAPAVYGRAAELPNLRIVGVDCHIGSQLTSLPPFLDALDRLLLLVDELAGKGIALQHLDLGGGLGVRYREEEPPLAADYIAAVRERIAGRDLGLVFEPGRSIVANAGVLLTRVEYLKHTEHKDFAIVDAAMNDLIRPALYQAWMDVVPVQPRDAQARHYDIVGPICETGDFLAKERELALAEGDLLAVRSAGAYGFVMSSNYNTRGRAAEVLVDGDQAFEVRRRETLQELYAGESLLPA, encoded by the coding sequence ATGGAAGCCTTTTCGTACCGCGACGGCCAGCTCTTCGCGGAAGGTGTGGCGCTGTCCGCAGTAGCACAACGCTTCGGCACACCGACCTATGTCTACTCCCGCGCCCACATCGAGGCGCAATACCGGGCCTATGCCGACGCGCTGGCCGGCATCCCCCATCTTGTCTGCTTCGCCGTCAAGGCCAACTCCAACCTGGGCGTGCTGAACCTGCTGGCCCGCCTGGGCGCCGGCTTCGACATCGTCTCCCGTGGTGAGCTGGAGCGCGTGCTGGCCGCCGGTGGCGCCGCCGACCGTATCGTCTTCTCCGGCGTCGGCAAGAGCCGCGAGGACATGCGCCGCGCCCTGGAGGTCGGCGTGCATTGCTTCAACGTCGAGTCCACCGACGAACTGGAGCGCCTGCAAGTCGTGGCCGCCGAGCTGGGCAAGACCGCGTCGATCTCGTTGCGGGTCAACCCGGACGTCGATGCCGGCACCCACCCCTACATTTCCACCGGTCTCAAAGAGAACAAGTTCGGCATCGCCATCGCCGACGCCCCTGCCGTCTACGGCCGCGCCGCCGAACTGCCGAACCTGCGCATCGTCGGTGTCGACTGCCATATCGGTTCGCAACTGACCAGCCTGCCGCCCTTCCTCGACGCCCTGGATCGCCTACTGCTGCTGGTCGATGAACTGGCCGGCAAGGGCATTGCCCTCCAGCACCTGGACCTCGGCGGCGGCCTGGGCGTGCGCTACCGCGAGGAAGAGCCACCGCTGGCGGCCGACTACATCGCCGCAGTGCGCGAACGCATCGCCGGACGCGACCTCGGGCTGGTATTCGAGCCAGGACGCTCCATCGTCGCCAATGCCGGCGTCCTGCTGACCCGCGTGGAATACCTCAAGCACACCGAGCACAAGGATTTCGCCATCGTCGATGCGGCGATGAACGACCTGATCCGCCCGGCCCTGTACCAGGCCTGGATGGACGTAGTGCCGGTGCAACCGCGCGATGCGCAAGCGCGCCACTACGATATCGTCGGGCCGATCTGCGAGACCGGCGACTTCCTCGCCAAGGAACGCGAACTGGCGCTGGCCGAGGGCGACCTGCTGGCCGTGCGCTCGGCGGGTGCCTACGGTTTCGTCATGAGTTCCAACTACAACACCCGCGGTCGCGCCGCCGAAGTGCTGGTGGACGGCGACCAGGCGTTCGAAGTCCGTCGCCGCGAAACCCTGCAGGAGCTGTACGCCGGCGAAAGCCTGCTGCCAGCCTGA
- a CDS encoding lipoprotein, protein MKRFLLPFVALAVLASMLSACGQKGPLYLPDDEKAVKERSKDRFEL, encoded by the coding sequence ATGAAGCGTTTCCTGCTTCCCTTCGTCGCACTCGCCGTACTGGCTTCCATGCTGAGCGCCTGTGGCCAGAAAGGCCCACTGTATCTGCCCGATGACGAGAAAGCCGTCAAAGAGCGCTCCAAAGACCGTTTCGAACTCTGA
- a CDS encoding cytochrome-c peroxidase, whose protein sequence is MKSLITLLLLAAPWLAQADCLQRLTSPPDAAGYTCLRKAYAQAPEHWPTPHVDADVQWTELGPLPERAPSPAHNPFSEAKASLGEKLFFDPRLSRSGQIACASCHEPDLAFADGRRVSFGHDRAAGRRNSPSVVMSGFSEHLFWDGRGGPLESQALMPVADPLEMAFSTEELVQRLRASEDYPNLFAEAFGDAPLNGQQIAAALATYQRTLVRVARATRFERFLNGRSDALSDQQLHGLHLFRTSARCMTCHFGPSMSDDQFHNAGMTYYGRKYQDLGRYEVTGKAEDVGRFRTPSLRLVSRTGPWIHNGLFRELTGVLNFYNVGMPRPKPAPGMENDPLFPQTSERLHVLGLDAEELRALRSFLDTL, encoded by the coding sequence ATGAAAAGCCTGATAACCCTATTACTGCTGGCAGCGCCCTGGCTGGCCCAGGCGGACTGCCTGCAACGACTCACCAGCCCGCCGGATGCAGCAGGCTACACCTGCCTGCGCAAGGCCTACGCACAGGCCCCGGAGCACTGGCCCACCCCGCACGTCGATGCCGATGTGCAGTGGACCGAACTCGGCCCGTTGCCTGAACGTGCCCCCTCGCCAGCGCACAATCCCTTCAGCGAAGCCAAGGCCAGCCTGGGCGAAAAACTGTTCTTCGACCCACGCCTGTCGCGCTCCGGGCAGATCGCCTGTGCTTCCTGCCACGAACCAGACCTGGCGTTCGCCGATGGCCGTCGGGTGTCCTTCGGTCACGACCGCGCCGCCGGGCGCCGCAACTCGCCCAGCGTGGTCATGAGCGGCTTCAGCGAGCACCTGTTCTGGGATGGCCGTGGTGGACCACTGGAAAGCCAGGCCCTGATGCCGGTGGCCGACCCGCTGGAAATGGCCTTCAGCACGGAAGAACTGGTCCAGCGTCTACGCGCCAGCGAGGACTACCCCAACCTGTTCGCCGAGGCCTTCGGCGACGCGCCGCTGAATGGGCAGCAGATCGCCGCCGCACTGGCCACCTACCAGCGCACCCTGGTCAGGGTGGCCCGCGCCACACGCTTCGAACGCTTCCTCAATGGCCGCAGTGATGCACTGAGCGACCAGCAACTGCACGGCCTGCACCTGTTCCGCACCAGTGCCCGCTGCATGACATGCCATTTCGGCCCATCCATGAGCGACGACCAGTTCCATAACGCCGGCATGACCTACTACGGACGCAAGTACCAGGACCTGGGGCGCTATGAGGTGACCGGCAAGGCCGAGGATGTCGGGCGCTTCCGCACGCCGTCACTGCGCCTGGTCAGCCGTACCGGCCCCTGGATACACAACGGCTTGTTCCGCGAACTGACGGGCGTGCTCAACTTCTACAACGTCGGCATGCCCAGGCCGAAACCGGCACCGGGCATGGAGAATGACCCGCTGTTTCCACAGACATCCGAGCGCCTGCATGTGCTTGGACTGGATGCGGAAGAACTGCGCGCACTGCGCAGTTTCCTCGATACGCTGTAG
- the dapF gene encoding diaminopimelate epimerase yields MLLRFTKMHGIGNDFMVIDLVSQHAHIQAKHVRQWADRHTGIGFDQLLIVEPPRNPDVDFRYRIFNADGSEVEQCGNGARCFARFVLDKRLTTKRTVRVETQSGVIELTIRPDGQISVDMGAPRLQPTEIPFQADREALSYPVEVQGRTVELAAVSMGNPHAVLRVEAIESAPVHELGALLEQHPRFPQRVNVGFLQVVDRHNARLRVWERGAGETQACGTGACAAAVAAIRQGWMDSPVQIELPGGRLSIEWAGAGQPVIMTGPAVRVYEGQVRL; encoded by the coding sequence ATGCTTTTGCGTTTTACCAAGATGCACGGCATCGGCAACGACTTCATGGTCATCGACCTGGTCAGCCAGCACGCGCATATCCAGGCCAAGCACGTTCGCCAGTGGGCTGACCGGCACACCGGCATTGGCTTCGACCAGTTGCTGATCGTCGAGCCGCCGCGCAACCCTGACGTGGATTTCCGCTATCGGATCTTCAACGCCGACGGTTCCGAGGTGGAGCAGTGCGGCAATGGCGCACGCTGCTTCGCGCGCTTCGTGCTCGACAAGCGCCTGACCACCAAGCGCACCGTCCGCGTCGAGACCCAGAGCGGCGTCATCGAACTGACCATCCGCCCCGATGGGCAGATCAGTGTCGACATGGGCGCGCCGCGCCTGCAACCGACGGAGATTCCCTTCCAGGCCGACCGCGAAGCCTTGAGCTACCCGGTCGAGGTTCAGGGCCGCACGGTCGAGTTGGCCGCCGTGTCGATGGGCAACCCGCACGCGGTACTGCGCGTCGAGGCGATAGAGAGCGCACCTGTACACGAACTCGGCGCGCTGCTGGAGCAGCACCCGCGCTTCCCCCAGCGAGTGAATGTCGGCTTCCTGCAAGTGGTCGACCGGCACAACGCGCGCCTGCGCGTCTGGGAACGCGGGGCTGGCGAAACGCAGGCCTGCGGCACCGGCGCCTGCGCCGCCGCCGTCGCCGCCATCCGCCAGGGCTGGATGGACTCTCCGGTACAGATCGAACTGCCGGGCGGCCGTCTGTCCATCGAATGGGCGGGCGCTGGCCAGCCCGTTATCATGACCGGCCCCGCCGTTCGCGTTTATGAAGGACAGGTCCGCTTATGA
- the sutA gene encoding transcriptional regulator SutA, protein MNDEELEQDDLELGDESEDDADEALGDAEDTDDGADDDDEGTDSERVSAAPKKSKSKASEPEEMPSVEAKQRERDELARAMEAFLAKGGRVQEVEPNVVADPPKKPEGKYGSRPI, encoded by the coding sequence ATGAACGATGAAGAACTAGAACAAGACGATCTGGAGCTCGGGGACGAGTCCGAGGACGATGCCGATGAGGCGTTGGGTGATGCCGAGGACACCGATGACGGTGCCGACGATGATGACGAGGGCACCGACAGCGAGCGCGTGAGCGCTGCTCCGAAGAAGTCCAAGAGCAAGGCGAGCGAGCCTGAGGAAATGCCGAGCGTCGAAGCCAAGCAGCGCGAGCGCGACGAGCTGGCACGGGCCATGGAGGCCTTCCTGGCGAAAGGCGGACGTGTTCAGGAGGTCGAGCCTAACGTAGTGGCCGACCCGCCCAAGAAGCCTGAAGGAAAATACGGCAGCCGGCCCATCTGA
- the rnk gene encoding nucleoside diphosphate kinase regulator has protein sequence MSSTPAIIITQIDLQRLERLLDSLDEYGPAAEALEQELSRAQVVTPSEMPAGVVTMNSRVHCRDEGAGKDYHLTLVYPPQAGKEGTVSVLAPVGTALLGLSVGQHIDWPTPSGKVIKLALLAVEYQPEAAGDLEL, from the coding sequence ATGAGCAGCACACCAGCGATCATCATTACCCAAATCGATTTGCAGCGCCTCGAGCGACTGCTCGATAGCCTGGATGAGTATGGCCCGGCGGCCGAGGCGCTCGAACAGGAGTTGTCCCGTGCCCAGGTCGTGACGCCCAGCGAGATGCCTGCCGGTGTAGTGACCATGAATTCTCGGGTGCATTGCCGCGACGAGGGTGCCGGGAAGGACTATCACCTGACCCTGGTCTATCCGCCGCAAGCGGGCAAGGAAGGCACTGTCTCTGTACTGGCTCCGGTGGGCACGGCCCTGCTGGGTCTCAGCGTCGGGCAGCACATCGACTGGCCCACGCCGAGCGGCAAGGTCATCAAGCTGGCCCTGCTGGCCGTCGAGTACCAGCCCGAGGCGGCTGGTGATCTCGAACTCTGA
- the serB gene encoding phosphoserine phosphatase SerB, producing MREIVLINITGEDRPGLTAAITGVLAQGGVNILDIGQAVIHDTLSFGILVEIPDNERASSVLKDVLFMGYKHDQQVRFTPVDEQDYQQWVAGQGKPRHIVTLLTRKVTAEQLQRVSSITAKYALNIDHIDRLSGRMPLDMPEEHGKGCIEFSVRGEPADTAALRAEFLSVAQELNVDIAFQRDSVFRRNRRLAVFDMDSTLIEAEVIDELAKAAGVGDQVVEITERAMRGELDFRSSFKERLALLKGLPEAALQEVGASLRLTEGAEVLFAELKRLGYKTAILSGGFSYFARQLQVKLGIDYVFANELEIVDGKVTGVAVEPIVDAQRKADLLRELAEREGLRLEQTIAVGDGANDLPMLGLAGLGVAFRAKPLVKQSAKQAISTLGLDGILYLLGYRDREGSD from the coding sequence TTGCGCGAAATCGTCCTGATCAATATCACCGGGGAAGATCGTCCCGGCTTGACTGCGGCCATTACCGGGGTGCTTGCCCAGGGTGGTGTGAATATTCTCGATATCGGCCAGGCCGTGATCCATGACACGCTGTCGTTCGGCATCCTGGTGGAGATTCCGGATAACGAGCGGGCGTCGTCGGTGCTCAAGGATGTGCTGTTTATGGGCTACAAGCATGACCAGCAGGTGCGCTTCACGCCGGTCGACGAGCAGGACTACCAGCAATGGGTGGCCGGCCAGGGCAAACCACGCCATATCGTCACCCTGCTGACGCGCAAGGTGACCGCCGAGCAATTGCAGCGGGTCAGTTCCATCACCGCCAAGTATGCGTTGAACATCGACCATATCGATCGCCTGTCCGGGCGTATGCCGCTGGACATGCCGGAAGAGCACGGCAAGGGTTGCATCGAGTTCTCCGTGCGCGGCGAGCCGGCCGACACTGCGGCCTTGCGGGCTGAGTTCCTCAGTGTGGCGCAGGAGTTGAACGTCGATATCGCCTTCCAGCGCGATTCGGTGTTCCGGCGCAACCGGCGTCTGGCGGTGTTCGACATGGATTCGACGCTGATCGAGGCGGAAGTCATCGACGAACTGGCCAAGGCCGCCGGCGTGGGCGACCAGGTGGTGGAGATCACCGAGCGGGCGATGCGTGGCGAACTGGATTTTCGCTCCAGCTTCAAGGAGCGGCTGGCGCTGCTCAAGGGGCTACCGGAGGCTGCGCTACAAGAAGTCGGCGCGAGCCTGCGGTTGACCGAGGGGGCCGAAGTGCTGTTCGCCGAACTCAAGCGCCTGGGCTACAAGACGGCGATCCTTTCCGGTGGTTTCAGCTATTTCGCCCGGCAGTTGCAGGTGAAGCTGGGTATCGACTACGTGTTCGCCAATGAACTGGAAATCGTCGATGGCAAGGTCACGGGCGTGGCCGTGGAGCCTATCGTCGATGCCCAGCGCAAGGCCGACCTGCTGCGGGAGCTGGCCGAGCGCGAAGGGTTGCGGCTGGAGCAGACGATTGCTGTCGGTGATGGCGCCAACGACCTGCCGATGCTGGGGCTGGCCGGTCTTGGTGTGGCATTCCGGGCCAAGCCGCTGGTCAAGCAGTCGGCCAAGCAAGCCATTTCCACCCTCGGGCTGGATGGCATCCTCTACCTGCTGGGCTATCGGGACCGCGAAGGTTCCGACTGA
- a CDS encoding HAD family hydrolase: MTIRLLTFDLDDTLWDNAPVILQAEQAMRDWLKQHAPAAGALPIEHYRRVRQRLLDQQPGLKHRLSSLRRQSLSGLLREAGYDDQRAAALAEGAFQTMLEARHRITFFNDTLPVLQTLAMRYRLAVITNGNADIHRLGLGDYFSFTLCAEEFGVGKPDPHPFREALRRAGVEAHQAVHIGDDPSNDIAGAQAVGMRAIWFNPAVQDWPLTGGPDARITNLAELPTALRRLEA; encoded by the coding sequence ATGACGATCCGCCTGCTCACCTTCGACCTCGATGACACGCTATGGGACAACGCCCCGGTTATTCTCCAGGCCGAACAAGCCATGCGCGACTGGCTGAAGCAGCACGCGCCAGCAGCGGGCGCCCTGCCCATCGAGCACTATCGCCGCGTGCGCCAGCGACTGCTGGACCAGCAACCCGGGCTCAAGCACCGCCTCAGCAGCCTGCGCCGCCAGTCCTTGTCGGGCCTTCTGCGCGAGGCCGGCTACGATGACCAACGAGCAGCGGCGCTGGCCGAAGGCGCCTTCCAGACCATGCTGGAGGCCCGACACCGCATCACCTTCTTCAACGACACCCTGCCCGTGCTGCAAACGCTCGCGATGCGCTATCGCCTGGCCGTCATCACCAATGGCAATGCCGATATCCACCGCCTGGGACTGGGTGACTATTTCAGCTTTACCCTCTGCGCCGAAGAGTTCGGCGTGGGCAAACCCGATCCACACCCCTTTCGCGAAGCATTGCGCCGCGCCGGGGTCGAAGCCCACCAAGCCGTGCACATCGGCGACGACCCCAGCAACGATATCGCGGGGGCACAGGCGGTCGGCATGCGTGCGATCTGGTTCAACCCTGCCGTACAGGACTGGCCGCTGACAGGCGGGCCGGACGCACGGATCACGAACCTTGCGGAACTTCCCACGGCACTCCGGCGCCTCGAAGCCTGA
- the xerC gene encoding tyrosine recombinase XerC: protein MTLETRVQAYLQQLRSVRQVSPHTLDAYRRDLLKVATFCTHQGLGDWSGLKAPHVRSLIAEQHRQGQSSRSLARLLSSLRGLYRYLNAEGLCPHDPTVGLSPPKREKRLPKVLDTDRAMQLLDTPADDDFIGLRDQAMLELFYSSGLRLSELVGLDLPQLDLSEGLVRVDGKGGKVRVVPVGRKAREALQAWMPLRAMANPRDGALFISRKGVRLGERAVQLRVGRAGAQALGQHLHPHMLRHSFASHLLESSQDLRAVQELLGHADIGTTQIYTHLDFQHLSKVYDQAHPRARRSGKAEDQDK, encoded by the coding sequence ATGACACTCGAAACCAGGGTTCAAGCCTACCTGCAACAGTTGCGCAGCGTGCGCCAGGTATCGCCGCACACCCTGGATGCGTACCGGCGCGACCTGCTCAAGGTCGCCACCTTCTGCACCCACCAGGGGCTGGGGGACTGGAGCGGCCTGAAGGCACCCCACGTACGCTCATTGATTGCCGAACAGCACCGCCAGGGCCAGTCCAGCCGCAGCCTGGCGCGCCTGCTGTCGTCGCTGCGAGGGCTCTACCGCTACCTGAATGCCGAGGGCCTGTGCCCACACGACCCGACCGTCGGCCTCAGCCCGCCGAAGCGCGAGAAGCGCTTGCCGAAAGTGCTCGACACCGACCGCGCCATGCAACTGCTGGATACGCCCGCAGACGATGACTTCATTGGCCTGCGCGACCAGGCCATGCTGGAGCTGTTCTATTCATCCGGCTTGCGTCTGTCGGAGCTGGTCGGCCTGGACCTGCCGCAGCTCGACCTGTCCGAAGGGCTGGTGCGCGTCGACGGCAAGGGCGGCAAGGTGCGCGTCGTGCCGGTCGGCCGCAAGGCGCGCGAAGCCCTGCAAGCCTGGATGCCGTTGCGGGCCATGGCCAACCCTCGGGACGGGGCTCTGTTCATCAGTCGCAAGGGCGTACGTCTCGGTGAGCGGGCCGTGCAATTGCGCGTGGGCCGGGCCGGTGCCCAGGCGCTGGGCCAGCACCTGCATCCACACATGCTGCGGCACAGCTTCGCCAGCCATCTGCTGGAATCCTCCCAGGACCTGCGAGCCGTCCAGGAACTGCTCGGGCATGCCGACATCGGCACCACGCAGATCTACACCCATCTGGACTTCCAGCATTTATCCAAGGTCTACGACCAGGCCCATCCACGCGCCAGGCGTAGCGGCAAAGCCGAGGACCAGGACAAATGA
- a CDS encoding TonB-dependent receptor gives MPKPSKRPRAHRHKALALLNATTLALLLTGSAFASSLQQVHAFDIEAQPLADALIHFGQQAGIQISVDSQLLRGKAAQPLHGEYSGSEALQHLLSGSGLYWKESEPGLLTLEQADGEPVALENIQVSSGLSQQGETVIVRDTFRKLPSGNGDLTSVLKLHPNVQFGNDQLSSRTPGEITPANVSINGAKFYQNAFLIDGLNMNNDLDPAIQAHNQADSVPGRSQGLALDTDLLDNIKVLDSNVSAAYGGFNGGVIEAATRRPSKDFHGRFSAQMTRSSWTRFHVDDDEEAQFESSSSSTSSYQPDFKKLVLRSTLEGHLTDDFGLLASFSQKTSTIPVDMFSYNNQGRTGYQATQQDQKRKIENLFLKGVWTVNDRLDLEASLTLAPEEASYYRDNALDTGYTVESGGTQFNLKANHQTDIARFEHALGLSRLENSRDSDADDWWNWVKSSERNWGVTSAMEGGYGDIEQRQDSLQYKLDIHWNSFNALGARHTLQSGLDYQRQQINYERLSNSRTYVLSTLGSGNCTSAQSLGGSTYCYGQSGLNQYVRQISEYRPGEIDFSLDRWALYLQDDMSIARLSVRPGLRLDGDDYMDKTTLAPRLAVEYDLFGDASTRLIAGANRYYGRSAAAWKLRDGRNTLQSRYTRTNQNAAWTTTPQLNTTRFNTLDIPYDDEWTLGVTQQWQSLEFALKYVNRRGRDQIINEPGPTSSDPSLSSSYEIYTNNGWSDTETWTLTVTPLHSLDWQGTRNSVQLALDWRDHETNHTTYDDDYEDRYVYFEGKRIHISQLPPDDYNRDWTVRLTSITEIPDWNISLSNFWRYRAGFERVERTYPFQTVNGDRVYATEKYSPTLSWDIRIGWELPTAREQALFVNLDVFNLLDSKTVSDRSNITDAMVYETGRQFWLEVGYRF, from the coding sequence GTGCCAAAGCCCTCCAAGCGCCCCCGCGCTCACCGCCACAAGGCCCTGGCGCTGCTCAACGCCACCACGCTCGCCCTGCTGCTGACCGGCTCGGCGTTCGCCTCATCCTTGCAGCAGGTCCATGCCTTCGATATCGAAGCGCAACCGCTGGCCGACGCATTGATCCATTTCGGCCAGCAGGCCGGTATCCAGATCAGCGTGGACAGCCAGCTCCTGCGCGGCAAGGCGGCACAGCCACTGCATGGCGAATACAGCGGTAGCGAGGCCCTGCAGCATCTGCTGTCGGGTAGTGGGTTGTACTGGAAGGAAAGCGAGCCGGGGCTGCTGACCCTGGAGCAGGCTGACGGGGAACCCGTGGCGCTGGAGAACATCCAGGTCTCCAGCGGACTTTCACAACAGGGCGAGACGGTGATCGTCCGCGACACCTTCCGCAAACTGCCGTCCGGCAACGGTGACCTGACCAGTGTCCTGAAACTCCACCCCAACGTGCAGTTCGGCAATGACCAGTTGAGCAGCCGCACGCCCGGCGAGATCACGCCGGCCAATGTCAGCATCAACGGTGCCAAGTTCTACCAGAACGCCTTCCTGATCGATGGCCTGAATATGAACAACGACCTCGACCCGGCGATACAGGCACACAACCAGGCGGATTCTGTGCCGGGGCGGAGCCAGGGCCTGGCACTGGATACCGACCTGCTGGACAACATCAAGGTGCTCGACAGCAATGTCTCTGCAGCCTATGGCGGCTTCAACGGCGGCGTGATCGAGGCCGCGACCCGGCGACCGAGCAAGGACTTCCATGGCCGTTTCTCGGCACAGATGACACGCTCGTCCTGGACACGCTTCCACGTCGACGACGACGAAGAGGCGCAATTCGAATCCTCCAGCTCCAGCACCAGTTCCTACCAACCGGACTTCAAGAAGTTGGTTCTGCGCAGCACGCTGGAAGGCCACCTGACCGACGATTTCGGCTTGCTGGCCAGCTTCAGCCAGAAGACCTCGACCATACCCGTCGATATGTTTTCGTATAACAACCAGGGCAGAACCGGCTACCAGGCCACTCAGCAGGATCAGAAACGCAAGATCGAGAACCTGTTCCTCAAAGGCGTCTGGACGGTAAACGACCGACTCGACCTGGAGGCCAGCCTGACCCTCGCACCAGAGGAAGCCAGCTATTACCGTGACAACGCACTCGACACCGGCTACACCGTCGAGTCGGGCGGCACGCAGTTCAACCTGAAGGCCAATCACCAGACCGACATCGCCCGCTTCGAACACGCGCTGGGCCTGAGCCGCCTGGAAAACTCCCGTGACTCGGATGCCGACGACTGGTGGAACTGGGTCAAGAGCAGCGAACGCAACTGGGGCGTCACCAGCGCGATGGAGGGTGGCTACGGCGACATCGAACAGCGTCAGGACAGCCTCCAGTACAAACTGGATATCCACTGGAACAGCTTCAACGCACTGGGTGCGCGCCACACCCTGCAGAGCGGCCTCGACTACCAGCGCCAGCAGATCAACTATGAGCGCCTGAGCAATTCACGCACCTATGTCTTGAGTACACTGGGTAGCGGCAATTGCACATCTGCCCAGAGCCTTGGCGGCAGCACCTACTGCTATGGCCAGAGCGGCCTGAATCAGTATGTCCGGCAGATCAGCGAATACCGGCCAGGCGAGATCGACTTCAGCCTCGACCGCTGGGCCTTGTACCTGCAGGACGACATGAGCATCGCCCGCCTCAGCGTGCGTCCTGGCCTGCGCCTCGATGGCGATGACTACATGGACAAGACCACCCTGGCGCCGCGCCTGGCAGTGGAATACGACCTGTTCGGCGATGCCAGCACCCGTCTGATTGCTGGCGCCAACCGCTACTACGGGCGTAGTGCCGCTGCCTGGAAGCTGCGTGATGGCCGCAACACATTGCAGAGCCGCTACACCCGCACCAACCAAAATGCAGCCTGGACCACCACACCACAGCTCAACACCACTCGCTTCAATACCCTCGACATCCCCTACGATGACGAATGGACGCTGGGGGTCACCCAGCAGTGGCAATCACTGGAGTTCGCACTCAAGTACGTCAACCGCCGGGGTCGCGACCAGATCATCAACGAACCAGGCCCGACCAGCAGCGACCCGAGCCTGAGCAGCAGCTACGAGATCTACACCAACAATGGCTGGAGCGACACAGAGACCTGGACCCTCACCGTCACCCCCTTGCACAGCCTGGACTGGCAAGGCACGCGCAACAGCGTCCAACTGGCCCTGGACTGGCGCGATCATGAGACCAACCACACCACCTACGATGACGACTACGAAGACCGCTACGTCTACTTCGAAGGCAAGCGCATCCATATCAGCCAGCTTCCCCCGGACGACTACAACCGCGACTGGACCGTGCGCCTGACCAGCATTACGGAAATACCGGACTGGAATATCAGCCTGAGCAACTTCTGGCGTTATCGCGCGGGCTTCGAGCGAGTCGAGCGCACATATCCCTTCCAGACCGTCAATGGCGACCGCGTCTATGCGACAGAAAAATACTCGCCCACGCTGAGCTGGGACATACGCATCGGCTGGGAGCTGCCGACAGCCCGGGAGCAGGCGCTGTTCGTCAACCTGGATGTGTTCAACCTGCTCGACAGCAAGACCGTCAGCGACCGCAGCAACATCACCGATGCCATGGTGTACGAAACCGGTCGCCAGTTCTGGCTGGAAGTCGGCTACCGCTTCTGA